One genomic window of Quercus robur chromosome 6, dhQueRobu3.1, whole genome shotgun sequence includes the following:
- the LOC126689738 gene encoding zinc finger protein 6-like, translated as MSALDNANPYGSESDSESDKKPRSSSVLKLFGFPVTGCDDVPATEPCDSKNKRAFECQYCHREFSNSQALGGHQNAHKRERERAKRAQFPNDHDHHQRFVAVPIIVAHAGRSGPFVSSSSCGSPSFVGPVGVARFPAVNPYHMYVGRPRELPVVGPADLGRRKALSMTEEVKGGDELDLHLRLAPSNTM; from the coding sequence ATGAGTGCTTTAGATAATGCTAACCCATATGGGTCTGAGTCTGACTCTGAGTCAGACAAAAAACCAAGAAGCTCCTCTGTGTTAAAGCTATTTGGGTTTCCTGTAACGGGCTGTGACGATGTGCCCGCAACAGAACCATGTGATAGCAAGAATAAGAGAGCTTTTGAGTGCCAGTATTGTCACCGAGAGTTCTCAAATTCTCAAGCACTTGGTGGCCATCAAAACGCGCATAAGAGAGAACGTGAACGAGCCAAGCGGGCCCAATTTCCAAATGATCATGATCATCATCAACGGTTTGTAGCTGTTCCAATTATTGTTGCCCATGCAGGAAGATCAGGACCGTTCGTTTCCTCAAGTAGTTGTGGGTCACCAAGCTTTGTTGGACCTGTTGGTGTGGCTCGGTTCCCAGCAGTGAACCCTTATCATATGTACGTTGGACGGCCACGTGAGCTTCCTGTTGTGGGCCCAGCTGATCTGGGCCGTAGGAAAGCCTTGTCAATGACAGAAGAAGTGAAAGGAGGAGATGAACTTGATCTCCACTTAAGATTGGCACCCTCCAACACCATGTGA